CTGGGTAAAAACGTCGGTGATGATCTGCGCGAGGGCAAACCGACACTGCCGCTGATCCGCGTTATGCAGGTGGGAACGCCGCAGCAGCGTTCCCTCATCCACAAGGCGATTGAAACCGGCGAGGCCGATTTTGCCGAGGTGGCCCGCGCCATCAACGACACCGATGCCCTGGAGTACACCCGGCAGGTGGCCCGCGAAGAGGCTGAACGAGCCCGCGCTGCGCTGCAGGCGTTCCCTGATTCCGAATTCCGCGAATCGTTGCTGGCGTTTTGTACATTCGCTACCGAACGCGACCGTTGATCCGGGCCGATGCCATCCGCGCATCGGTAGCTCCATTCTGCTTATTGGTCTTGATTCTGCCGCTCAGGGTTTACCTGAGTCGCGAATCTGCCTGCGCGCGCCTGATAAAAAATTGGGTTATAGTTGTCTGGTAAAACCGTGTTCACGGCCAGCGCAGCGGCGTACGGCCTGAATTTAAAAATAATTTTTTTGAGGTTCAAGATGATCAAGAGCAAACTGAAAGCAGCCTTACTGGGATTTGCCATCACGTTGGCTGTGCCGGTAACTACCGTTGCCCAAGCACAGGACAAAGAGCTTGTGGTTGCCACCGATACCGCTTTTGTGCCCTTCGAATTCAAGCAGGACGGCAAATATGTGGGTTTTGACGTTGAATTGTGGGACGCGCTGGCCAAGGACATGGGCGTCAAATACCGCCTGCAGCCCATGGATTTTAATGGCATCATTCCCGGTCTGCAGACCAAGAATATAGACGTGGCGCTCGCGGGCATCACCATCAAGGATGAGCGCAAAAAGGTCATCGATTTCTCTGATCCTTATTACGAGAGCGGTATTGCCATCCTGACATCGGTCAAGAACAAGGACACGATCAAGACAGCCAAGGATCTGGCCGGCAAGGACGTGGCGGCAAAAACGGGAACCGCGACGGTCGATTTCCTGAAAAAGGAAGTGCCGGATGCCAAGGTCAAACTGTTCCCCAATATCGACAACGCATTTCTTGATCTGGCCACCGGCCGTGTCGATGCGGTCGTGCACGATACCCCCAATGTACAGTATTACGCCAATACCGGCGGCAAGGGCAAAGTCGTGGTAACCGGCTCCGTACAAAGCGGCGACTTCTATGGCATTGCTTTTCCCAAGGGCAGCGACCTGATCGAGAAAGTTAACGCGTCACTTAAGAAACTGAAAGAAAATGGCGAATACGACAAAATCTATACCAAATGGTTTGGTCAGGCGGTGAAGTAATTGCCTGCGCTCCCCGTGTATGACCATACATCGTGGGTGCTGCATCGCCGGAAATAGCGATCCGGTGATTGTCTCCATGCGGATACAGTCACCGGATTTTGCTTTTTGCGGTCACAATATTCAAACAGGATTCACACATGGATTTTGACTTTTCCGTTGTCCAGGACGCGTTGCCCAGCCTCATGGCAGGTACCTGGGTCACCATCAAGATTACATTCTGGGGGCTTTTTGGCGGGGTGCTGCTCGGGGCCATTACGGGCGTGATCAGGGCCTACATTCCGTCCCTGTTTTGCGCCGAAACCATTCGCCGCAATCCGGTTGCCGGCATTCTTGGCCCGCTTCTGAGCCTGATTGCCCAGCTCTATGTGCTGGTGGTGCGAGGCACGCCCATCGTGGTGCAGGTCATGTTCATTTATTTTGCCCTGCCCTTGCTTATGGACCTGCGCGTGGACGGCATGTCGGCCGCCATTGCTACCTTGATCATCAATTCCGGGGCGTATATTGCCGAAATTGTGCGCGGCGCGCTGCAGTCGGTGCCCAAGGGCCTGTTCGAGGCCGGGCAGTCGATGGGTCTGTCCTTTCACAGGATTCTGCTCAAGATTATCTGGCCGGTGGCGTTTCGTCGGATGATCCCCGCGTTGGGCAATCAGTGCATTATCAGCCTGAAGGACTCATCGCTCTTTATCGTTATTGGCGTGGCCGAGCTGACCCGCCAGGGACAGGAAATCATGGCCGCCAACTTTCGTGCGGTGGAAATCTGGGGCGCTGTCGCCGTCATTTACCTGATTCTGAACGGCCTGATTGCACTGGCTCTGAAAATCATGGAACACAGGATGCGTAACGTATGAGTATGGTTACCTTTGAAAATGTCGTCAAAAAATTTGGCGACAATACGATTTTGAATGACATCAGCCTGAGCATTGAAAAAGGTGAAGTGGTAGTGGTGGTCGGGCCTCGGGTTCGGGAAAATCCACCTTTCTGCGCTGCATCAATGCCCTGGAAACCATCCAGGAAGGCGATATCCGGGTGGGCGAGCTCAGTGTGCGCGGCACCCAGGCCGAGGTGCGCGAGTTGCGTCGCGAAGCGGGCATGGTGTTTCAGCAGTTCAACCTCTTCCCGCAACTGACCGCGCTGGAAAATGTCATGTTCGGTCCGCTGGAGTCGCGCGGCGTGTCAAAGCAACAGGCGCGCACCGAAGCCATCGCGCTGCTCGATAAGGTCGGGCTGGCCGAGAGAATGAATCATTATCCGAGCGAGCTGTCCGGCGGCCAGCAGCAGCGGGTGGCCATTGCCCGTTCGCTGGCGGTCAGGCCGCTACTGATGCTGTTTGACGAGCCGACCTCGGCACTGGATCCGGAGTTGCGCCATGAGGTGCTCAAAGTGATGAAGGATCTGGCCGAAGAGGGTATGACGATGGTGGTGGTGACGCACGAAATGGATTTCGCCAGGAAGGTCGGTAGTCGCCTGCTTTTTATTGATAACGGCAAAATTGCCCACGACGGCAAACCGGCAGAGCTGCTGTCTTCACCGCCAAGCCAGCGTTTGAAAGACTTTCTGCAGCATGTGGTGTAAATTACAAGGTTCCCCCCGTTTTTTCCAGGAAGTAGTCAGAAATGCCCCAATATCGTTCCAAAACCTCGACCCACGGTCGTAATATGGCCGGTGCGCGTGCCTTGTGGCGCGCCACAGGCATGAAAGACGGCGATTTCGGCAAGCCGATCGTTGCCGTGGTTAACTCTTTTACCCAGTTTGTTCCGGGGCACGTGCACCTGAAGGACATGGGGCAGCTGGTTGCGCGGCAAATTGAGGCGGCCGGTGGTGTGGCCAAGGAATTCAATACGATTGCGGTTGACGATGGTATTGCCATGGGGCACGGCGGCATGCTGTATTCGCTGCCCTCGCGCGAACTGATTGCCGATTCGGTCGAATATATGGTCAACGCGCATTGCGCCGATGCCATGGTCTGTATTTCCAACTGCGACAAGATCACCCCGGGTATGCTTATGGCTGCCATGCGGCTGAACATTCCGGTGGTCTTTGTTTCTGGCGGTCCGATGGAGGCCGGGAAAGTGCTTGCCCCGGAAACCAACAAGGTGATCAAGCTGGATCTGGTCGACGCCATGATCAAGGCGGGCGATCCGACCGTATCGGACGCCGAAACCGAAGAAATTGAACGCAACGCATGCCCCACTTGCGGCTCCTGTTCCGGCATGTTCACGGCCAATTCCATGAACTGCCTGACCGAAGTGCTGGGCCTGTCCCTGCCGGGCAATGGCACGATCGTGGCTAC
Above is a window of Advenella kashmirensis WT001 DNA encoding:
- the glnP gene encoding glutamine ABC transporter permease GlnP, giving the protein MDFDFSVVQDALPSLMAGTWVTIKITFWGLFGGVLLGAITGVIRAYIPSLFCAETIRRNPVAGILGPLLSLIAQLYVLVVRGTPIVVQVMFIYFALPLLMDLRVDGMSAAIATLIINSGAYIAEIVRGALQSVPKGLFEAGQSMGLSFHRILLKIIWPVAFRRMIPALGNQCIISLKDSSLFIVIGVAELTRQGQEIMAANFRAVEIWGAVAVIYLILNGLIALALKIMEHRMRNV
- the glnH gene encoding glutamine ABC transporter substrate-binding protein GlnH, whose translation is MIKSKLKAALLGFAITLAVPVTTVAQAQDKELVVATDTAFVPFEFKQDGKYVGFDVELWDALAKDMGVKYRLQPMDFNGIIPGLQTKNIDVALAGITIKDERKKVIDFSDPYYESGIAILTSVKNKDTIKTAKDLAGKDVAAKTGTATVDFLKKEVPDAKVKLFPNIDNAFLDLATGRVDAVVHDTPNVQYYANTGGKGKVVVTGSVQSGDFYGIAFPKGSDLIEKVNASLKKLKENGEYDKIYTKWFGQAVK